The Polluticoccus soli sequence ACTGCCTGTTTTGCGCACGCCATTTCTCGAGCTTCAGAAGGCAATAGATGTCGAACAGGAAGAACGAATTCATCAGCGGGCCGACCATGCCGTTTGCCCTGCTGTCAAACAGGTTTACCAGCTTGCGGAATTGCATGATCTCCGCCAAAGACTTTTTTGCCGCGACGCTACAACGTTGCAACATCTCGTTTTGAAAATCGCTTGATGCAATTACCCGTAACAGGCTGTCGTATTTGTCAATGAGCTTAGCACTACGACCGACCAGCAGGTGGTTACGTTTTATGTCTTTGGAATGAATACCGAGGATGGTCCAGTTAGCAACAAGAACCAGCAACAGGCCCAAATGAAATGTGCCCTGCATGATAGACAGCACAAAAAACACGATAGCAGCCAATGGAACTACCACAGAAGCGATCTTAAGGTATGGTTTGCTGATGAAACTATCCTCCAGCTCCATCCATGAGAGAATGTGCTCACGATCCTTGACACCTTCTTCGCCTGCAGCGCCTGTGATGCGGAAGCTTTGCAAGAGATCGGGATTGGAAGACAATTCTTTTACTATTGCCTGGCGTTGAGCTATCTCCTCTGCCGACGCATAAGGCGATTGCAACAGTTGTGCAAGCGCCTTATAACCACTGTGAGTTACTGATCGGCACAACATCTGGAACACAGAACCATCTCCGAATATGTCTAGGTCGTACGAATACGGGTGTGAGGCATCCATCAACTCTTTACCGGCGAGAAAAGCAGAGTGGTTTCCTTCTACCGCCTGCAATTCATCTTTGAGGAGCTTGATGTTGAGGAGTACAAGTTTGTGTTTGTCTTTAAAACCGCCATGTCTTTTCACCGTGTAGAGGAACGCGATAAATGAGCCTGTTACCGCCAGCCAGAAAGGAGCAGTATCATATTTGAAAGCGAAGTACACGATCACCAGCAAAACGCAGCCACTTAGCAGTCGTAACGTCGACAGGTTGTTGATCTGCTTTTGCAACGTGTTTGCCCGCGTTTCTTTGACCGATAGCTGGCCGGAATAGTATTCGAAGGGATTCATTAGCCGTAAAGAAAAAAGCCCCGAAATCGGGGCTTAAAATTAAGTTTTATGCGGTCACCTCGCTCTGGGTGTGATAAGAACTGTTTAATTCGGCATTTGCTTTTTCAGCAGCCTCTATCGGCGCGAAGTTTGACAGCGCCTCTCCCCTGTTCTTACGTACAGCAGTTGTATGCTCGTAGTGTACAGAAGGCTTGCCGTCGGCTGTTACCACGGTCCATCCATCTTCAAGGGTAAGGACCTTATGCGTACCGAGATTGATCATTGGCTCGATAGCCAGCACCATACCTTCTTTCAGGCGCTTACCATCGCCGCGGCGGCCATAGTTAGGTACTTGCGGATCTTCGTGCAGTTTCTTACCTACACCGTGACCCACCAGCTCACGCACTACGCCAAATCCATTCAACTTTGAAGTATGGTTTTCTACTGCATAAGAGATATCTCCTACACGGTTATTTTCGCGCGCTTCGTATACTGCTTTTGCCAGTGCTTCTTTAGTAACGCGCATCAGCTTCAGGACATCAGGAGCTACGTTACCTACAGCAAATGTATAGGCATGGTCTCCATAATAGCCGTTCATGTATACACCGCAGTCAACAGAAATGATATCACCGTCTTTCAGCACATAATCGCTGGGAAAACCGTGTACTACCACCTCATTCACCGAAATGCACAATGAATACGGGAACGGATTGTCAGCAGGACCGTAACCTTTGAAGGCAGGTACACCACCGTTGTCGCGTATCACCTGCTCTGCCATCTGGTCGATAGAGAGCGTAGTGATGCCCGGCTTTAAAAAGTTTGCCACCTCTGTTAAGGTGGCAGTAACTAATAAAGCACTTTTTCTTATTAACTCAATTTCGTCTTTCGTTCTAATATGTATCATAACAAACACTAAATCATATTACACAGAAGCTGTCGCCTGGCGGCCAGTGATACGACCGGTCTTCATCAGACCATCGTATTGGCGCATCAGCAGATGGCTCTCTATTTGTTGCAAAGTATCGAGGATAACACCTACACCGATCAGCATTGAAGTACCACCGAAGAATGATGCGAAACCGCTAGTGATACCCAGCAGGCCAGCTATACCAGGCATGATACCTGCGATAGCCAGGAACACAGCACCCGGAAGAGTGATACGATCCATAATAGTTCCGATATAGTCAGCAGTAGGCTCACCTGGTTTTACACCCGGGATAAAGCTGTTATTACGCTTCAGGTTATCAGCCATTTCAGTCGGGTTGAAGATCAACGCCGTG is a genomic window containing:
- a CDS encoding MutS-related protein encodes the protein MNPFEYYSGQLSVKETRANTLQKQINNLSTLRLLSGCVLLVIVYFAFKYDTAPFWLAVTGSFIAFLYTVKRHGGFKDKHKLVLLNIKLLKDELQAVEGNHSAFLAGKELMDASHPYSYDLDIFGDGSVFQMLCRSVTHSGYKALAQLLQSPYASAEEIAQRQAIVKELSSNPDLLQSFRITGAAGEEGVKDREHILSWMELEDSFISKPYLKIASVVVPLAAIVFFVLSIMQGTFHLGLLLVLVANWTILGIHSKDIKRNHLLVGRSAKLIDKYDSLLRVIASSDFQNEMLQRCSVAAKKSLAEIMQFRKLVNLFDSRANGMVGPLMNSFFLFDIYCLLKLEKWRAQNRQLLSAAFDYVDIFDVHASLATYAFNHPANNYPAINPEQTAIIAKDAKHPLISAKAAIGNDATIGINERFYLLTGANMTGKSTFIRTIGANLVLSYVGVPVPVAAFTVPLVRIYTAIRISDSVQDDVSYFKAELNRLQRIMHAIKDETQPYLILLDEPLRGTNSTDKQQGTRSIVERLIAHHAIGIVATHDTGLCDLEQTHYGKISNYHFESRVEQDHLGFDYKLKAGCSTSNNATVLMRLMDII
- the map gene encoding type I methionyl aminopeptidase, which produces MIHIRTKDEIELIRKSALLVTATLTEVANFLKPGITTLSIDQMAEQVIRDNGGVPAFKGYGPADNPFPYSLCISVNEVVVHGFPSDYVLKDGDIISVDCGVYMNGYYGDHAYTFAVGNVAPDVLKLMRVTKEALAKAVYEARENNRVGDISYAVENHTSKLNGFGVVRELVGHGVGKKLHEDPQVPNYGRRGDGKRLKEGMVLAIEPMINLGTHKVLTLEDGWTVVTADGKPSVHYEHTTAVRKNRGEALSNFAPIEAAEKANAELNSSYHTQSEVTA